A single Tachypleus tridentatus isolate NWPU-2018 chromosome 9, ASM421037v1, whole genome shotgun sequence DNA region contains:
- the LOC143224659 gene encoding uncharacterized protein LOC143224659 (The sequence of the model RefSeq protein was modified relative to this genomic sequence to represent the inferred CDS: added 73 bases not found in genome assembly), whose translation MKEGKEETFGSKTKTFLGDTISAAGCSRIVYSKCGFRKLFWLFVLLSNLGGLSVLTFRIVKDYFTYPTLIKNEIRLASVQVFPAVTVCPLNPLKRQEVVKDSLAHKALEVEKLVYQCNKNRDSYVENSDSENNCVTNSLCTWNLFDNQCYCQKNMCDTNNDFCSHKINSNEITSTGSSGTSESQIVTTESTGFEIVTTESTETTGSEIVTTESTETTRSEIVTTETTGSQLLTTESTEPSESQLLSTKSSETPGTHLLTTESTETYESEIVTTEFTKTLRPLSVSTESTETSGSQLLNTESTETPRSLFLRTESTKLPGSLLRSTESTGTPVYSLFTTRSTEIPDSSVLFTESRALSKSLFLHAGEKIFHKSELLNTESTAHPEYSSLNTESTDPEHSSLNTESTAHPEYSSLNTEFTAYPEHSSLNTEFTAYPEHLSLNTESTAYPEYSSLNTESTAYPEYSSFNTESTAYPEHSSLNTGSTAYPEHSSLNTESTAYPKYSSLNTESTAYPEYSSLNTESTAYPEHSSLNTESTAYPEHSSLNTGSTAYPESSSHEAGSTSYPNVYSTYNYPWFLSTEDITGDNILRVIKMSKTYDLTDMGVILIPNTDDIYKYGHRFNTFVASCSFNGADCLKETDFYEFVDPEFGKCFSFNHGKSASGGHKHTTVFGSNWGLRLLLTGQPGNEDYLDLYSRQMGVRVAIHEPDITPLMSETGFNIKYNDQTELEVKIHDINRLGEPWSKCFRDFSNLKFSSKEEKYRTSVCERTCLGYHIELECGCFHPVYNGNTASMALDRICDVLAKETWMCINNTIHKISIGKTQCNCLPAC comes from the exons ATGAAGGAAGGAAAAGAAGAAACATTTGGATCAAAGACGAAAACTTTCTTAGGAGACACCATATCGGCAGCAGGATGTTCCAGAATAGTCTATTCTAAATGTGGGTTCCGAAAGCTTTTCTGGCTTTTCGTTCTTTTATCTAACCTGGGAGGTCTTTCTGTTCTCACTTTCAGAATAGTTAAAGATTACTTTACTTACCCAACGTTGATAAAAAATGAG ATCCGACTCGCTTCTGTTCAAGTGTTTCCTGCTGTCACAGTCTGTCCTCTGAATCCTCTGAAGCGGCAAGAAGTCGTAAAAGACAGCTTAGCTCACAAAGCTTTGGAGGTCGAGAAATTGGTGTACCAGTGTAACAAAAACAG GGACAGTTATGTAGAGAACTCTGACTCTGAAAATAATTGTGTTACGAACAGTCTTTGTACATGGAATCTCTTTGACAACCAGTGCTACTGTCAGAAGAACATGTGTGATACGAACAACGATTTTTGTAGTCATAAAATTAATTCGAATGAGATAACTTCTACAGGATCTTCAGGAACTTCCGAATCCCAGATAGTTACTACAGAATCTACTGGATTTGAGATAGTTACTACAGAATCTACAGAAACTACTGGATCTGAGATAGTTACTACAGAATCTACAGAAACTACTAGATCTGAGATAGTTACTACAGAAACTACTGGATCTCAGTTACTCACCACAGAATCCACAGAACCTTCTGAATCTCAGTTACTTAGCACAAAATCCTCAGAAACTCCTGGAACTCACTTACTTACCACAGAATCCACAGAAACTTATGAATCTGAGATAGTTACCACGGAATTCACAAAAACTCTTAGACCTCTGTCAGTTAGCACAGAATCCACAGAAACTTCTGGATCTCAGTTACTTAACACAGAATCCACAGAAACTCCTAGATCTTTGTTTCTTCGCACAGAATCCACAAAACTTCCCGGATCTTTGTTACGTAGCACAGAATCCACAGGAACTCCTGTATATTCATTATTTACCACAAGATCTACAGAAATTCCTGATTCTTCAGTACTTTTCACAGAATCCAGAGCGCTTTCTAAGTCTCTATTTCTCCACGCaggagaaaaaatatttcataaatctgAGTTGCTCAACACAGAATCCACAGCACATCCTGAATATTCGTCACTCAATACAGAATCCACAGATCCTGAACATtcgtcactcaacacagaatccACAGCACATCCTGAATATtcgtcactcaacacagaattcACAGCATATCCTGAACATtcgtcactcaacacagaattcACAGCATATCCTGAACATTTGTCACTTAACACAGAATCCACAGCATATCCTGAATACtcgtcactcaacacagaatccACAGCATATCCTGAATATTCGTCATTTAACACAGAATCCACAGCATATCCTGAACATTCGTCACTCAACACAGGATCCACAGCATATCCTGAACATTCGTCACTTAACACAGAAtccacagcatatcctaaatactcgtcactcaacacagaatccACAGCATATCCTGAATATTCGTCACTTAACACAGAATCCACAGCATATCCTGAACATTCGTCACTTAACACAGAATCCACAGCATATCCTGAACATTCGTCACTCAACACAGGGTCCACAGCATATCCTGAATCTTCGTCACACGAAGCAGGGTCTACATCATATCCTAACGTATATAGTACCTATAATTATCCATGGTTCTTATCTACTGAAGATATTACAGGTGATAACATTCTAAGAGTTATAAAAATGTCCAAAACGTACGACCTGACTGATATGGGAGTGATATTAATACCAAACACTGACGACATATATAAATATGGACACAGATTTAACACATTCGTTGCTTCCTGTAGTTTCAATGGAGCTGATTGTCTTAAAGAAAC AGACTTCTATGAGTTCGTTGATCCAGAATTCGGTAAATGTTTTTCGTTTAACCACGGAAAAAGTGCAAGTGGTGGACACAAACATACGACTGTTTTCGGTAGTAACTGGG GTTTACGCCTTCTCCTGACTGGACAACCTGGAAATGAAGACTACTTAGATCTCTATAGTCGTCAGATGGGAGTCCGAGTGGCCATCCACGAGCCAGATATTACTCCTCTCATGTCTGAAACTGGCTTCAACATAAAATACAACGACCAGACTGAGCTCGAAGTTAAAATACACGATATAAACAGGCTAGGCGAGCCATGGAGCAAATGTTTCAGGGACTTTTCTAATCTGAAGTTTAGTTCCAAAGAAGAGAAATATAGGACTTCT